The Arachis hypogaea cultivar Tifrunner chromosome 14, arahy.Tifrunner.gnm2.J5K5, whole genome shotgun sequence genome has a segment encoding these proteins:
- the LOC112741122 gene encoding probable galacturonosyltransferase-like 4 translates to MAFRSFTSSHALRGILSLFFLSLNYNNYFYATEAIRLGSIIRLPSCKLLPFREAPVFRNDKECGSNKNDLINVSMTLDVNYVRGTMAAIFSILQHSSCPENVHFHFLAAHDTEELSMAIKSTFPYLHFKIYLFDSERVSDKISKSVRQALDQPLNYARIYLADALPDDIGRVIYLDSDLIVVDDIAKLWDIDMEEKVVAAPEYCHANFTTYFTEEFWKDPELSKTFEGKKACYFNTGVMVMDIEKWRREGYTEKVEGWMRVQKQQKKIYHLGSLPPFLLVLAGNIKGVDHRWNQHGLGGDNFEGKCRTLHPGRISLLHWSGKGKPWLRLDSRKPCSIDHLWAPYDLYSSTKHFFDE, encoded by the coding sequence ATGGCCTTTCGGAGTTTCACGTCTTCCCATGCACTCCGAGGTATCCTGtccctcttttttctttctcttaacTATAATAATTACTTTTACGCAACAGAAGCTATTCGTTTGGGCAGCATTATTCGTCTCCCTTCATGTAAGCTCCTTCCATTCCGAGAGGCTCCTGTCTTTCGGAATGATAAGGAGTGTGGATCAAATAAAAACGATCTTATTAACGTATCTATGACTCTGGATGTTAACTATGTACGTGGCACCATGGCCGCCATATTCTCCATATTACAGCACTCTAGCTGCCCGGAGAATGTCCATTTCCACTTCCTTGCAGCGCACGACACTGAAGAACTTTCGATGGCCATCAAATCCACCTTCCCTTACCTCCATTTCAAGATCTACCTCTTCGATTCGGAGAGAGTCAGTGACAAGATATCAAAGTCCGTTCGACAAGCCTTGGACCAACCGTTGAATTACGCGCGTATATACCTCGCGGACGCGCTTCCAGACGACATTGGGCGCGTGATATATCTAGATTCAGACCTCATTGTAGTGGACGACATAGCCAAGCTTTGGGACATAGACATGGAAGAAAAAGTGGTGGCAGCACCGGAATACTGCCACGCAAACTTTACTACGTATTTTACGGAGGAGTTCTGGAAGGATCCGGAGTTGTCGAAAACATTTGAAGGGAAGAAGGCATGTTACTTCAACACAGGGGTGATGGTGATGGACatagaaaaatggaggagagagGGATACACAGAGAAGGTAGAAGGGTGGATGAGGGTGCAAAAGCAGCAAAAGAAGATATACCATTTGGGTTCTCTTCCACCATTTTTGTTGGTATTGGCAGGGAACATCAAAGGGGTGGATCATAGGTGGAACCAACATGGGTTAGGTGGTGACAACTTTGAAGGAAAATGCAGGACCTTGCACCCTGGTCGCATTAGCTTGCTGCATTGGAGTGGCAAGGGGAAGCCATGGTTGAGGTTGGATTCTAGGAAGCCATGCTCCATTGACCACCTTTGGGCTCCTTATGACTTGTATTCATCTACCAAACACTTCTTTGACGAATGA
- the LOC112741121 gene encoding uncharacterized protein isoform X2 yields MRGHDWINTCLPDELVVEIFRRLDSKRSRDACSLVCRRWLRLERLTRATIRIGATGSPDLFVHLLSSRFSNVTNVHIDERLSISLPVHLGRRRGVENSSASSLKLNYLNVNNGSEEGDLDSLCLSDVGLAALGDGFPKLEKLSLIWCSNVTSDGLASLAQKCSSLKALDLQGCYVGDQGLSAVGQCCKQLEDLNLRFCEGLTDKGLIELALGVGKSLKSLGVAACAKITDFSMEAVGSHCISLETLSLDSEFIHNQGVLAVAEGCPQLKVLKLQCINVTDDALEAVGASCLSLELLALYSFQRFTDKGLCAIGNGCKKLRNLTLSDCYFLSDKGLESIATGCKELTHLEINGCHNIGTLGIESVGRSCQRLTELSLLYCQRIGDVGLLQVGQGCKFLQALHLVDCSNLGDAAMRGIAIGCSNLKKLHIRRCYEIGTKGIVAVGEHCKSLTDLSIRFCDRVGDEALIAIADGCSLHYLNVSGCHQIGDAGVIAIARGCPQLCYLDVSVLQNLGDLAMAELGENCPLLKEIVLSHCRQITDVGLAHLVKRCTMLESCHMVYCSGITSAGVATVVSSCPNIKKVLVEKWKVSQRTKRRAGSIISYLCVDL; encoded by the exons ATGAGGGGCCACGATTGGATCAACACGTGTCTCCCCGACGAGCTGGTGGTCGAGATCTTCCGGCGACTCGACTCTAAGCGGAGCAGAGACGCTTGCTCCCTCGTCTGCCGCCGGTGGCTCCGCCTCGAGCGCCTCACCCGAGCCACCATCCGGATCGGCGCCACTGGCTCGCCGGACCTGTTCGTGCACCTTCTCTCCTCCCGCTTCTCCAACGTCACCAATGTCCACATCGACGAGCGACTCTCCATCTCCCTCCCCGTTCACCTC GGGAGAAGAAGGGGGGTGGAGAATTCTTCGGCTTCTTCCCTGAAGCTGAATTATCTGAATGTCAATAATGGGTCCGAGGAGGGTGATCTTGATTCCCTTTGTTTGTCTGATGTTGGCTTGGCTGCTCTTGGGGATGGCTTTCCGAAGCTTGAGAAGTTGAGCTTAATCTGGTGTTCTAATGTAACTAGTGATGGATTAGCATCACTAGCTCAGAAATGCAGTTCTTTGAAGGCCTTGGATTTGCAG GGTTGTTATGTTGGAGATCAAGGACTTTCTGCTGTTGGGCAGTGTTGCAAGCAGCTTGAGGATTTGAATCTTCGTTTCTGTGAAGGCTTGACTGATAAGGGTTTGATTGAATTAGCCTTAGGTGTGGGAAAATCACTAAAATCTCTTGGTGTGGCTGCTTGTGCCAAAATAACTGACTTCTCAATGGAAGCTGTTGGATCACACTGCATATCCCTTGAGACTTTGTCGTTGGATTCCGAGTTCATCCACAATCAGGGGGTGCTTGCTGTGGCTGAAGGATGTCCACAATTGAAAGTTCTAAAGCTGCAATGTATTAATGTTACTGACGATGCCTTGGAAGCTGTAGGTGCTAGTTGTTTGTCTCTGGAGTTGTTGGCCCTATATAGTTTTCAGAGATTTACCGATAA GGGTTTGTGTGCCATCGGTAATGGATGCAAGAAGTTAAGGAATCTGACACTAAGTGACTGTTATTTCCTAAGTGACAAGGGTTTGGAATCAATTGCTACCGGATGCAAGGAACTTACACATCTTGAAATCAATGGATGCCACAACATTGGAACTTTGGGGATAGAATCTGTTGGAAGATCTTGCCA ACGTCTTACTGAGTTGTCATTACTTTACTGTCAAAGAATTGGCGATGTTGGTCTTCTTCAGGTTGGACAAGGATGCAAGTTCCTGCAAGCTCTTCACCTGGTAGATTGCTCAAACCTTGGGGATGCTGCTATGCGTGGTATAGCTATTGGCTGCAGCAATTTGAAGAAACTTCATATCCGTCGCTGTTATGAG ATTGGGACCAAGGGGATTGTTGCTGTTGGTGAGCACTGTAAGTCACTAACCGATCTTAGCATTCGATTCTGTGACAG GGTTGGGGATGAGGCCCTTATTGCTATAGCAGACGGATGTTCCCTTCATTATCTGAATGTCAGTGGTTGCCACCAAATTGGAGATGCCGGAGTGATAGCCATTGCAAGGGGTTGCCCTCAACTCTGTTATTTAGACGTCAGCGTACTGCAG AATTTAGGTGATTTAGCAATGGCGGAGTTGGGAGAAAACTGTCCATTGCTGAAAGAAATAGTGCTGTCGCACTGCCGTCAAATAACAGATGTCGGTCTTGCCCATCTCGTAAAGAGGTGCACCATGCTGGAGTCATGCCACATGGTTTATTGCTCCGGCATAACCTCGGCTGGAGTAGCCACCGTGGTTTCTAGCTGCCCCAACATAAAAAAGGTACTGGTTGAGAAGTGGAAGGTTAGCCAGCGGACCAAGCGGCGAGCCGGCTCCATCATTTCCTACTTGTGTGTAGACCTTTAA
- the LOC112741121 gene encoding uncharacterized protein isoform X1: MRGHDWINTCLPDELVVEIFRRLDSKRSRDACSLVCRRWLRLERLTRATIRIGATGSPDLFVHLLSSRFSNVTNVHIDERLSISLPVHLQGRRRGVENSSASSLKLNYLNVNNGSEEGDLDSLCLSDVGLAALGDGFPKLEKLSLIWCSNVTSDGLASLAQKCSSLKALDLQGCYVGDQGLSAVGQCCKQLEDLNLRFCEGLTDKGLIELALGVGKSLKSLGVAACAKITDFSMEAVGSHCISLETLSLDSEFIHNQGVLAVAEGCPQLKVLKLQCINVTDDALEAVGASCLSLELLALYSFQRFTDKGLCAIGNGCKKLRNLTLSDCYFLSDKGLESIATGCKELTHLEINGCHNIGTLGIESVGRSCQRLTELSLLYCQRIGDVGLLQVGQGCKFLQALHLVDCSNLGDAAMRGIAIGCSNLKKLHIRRCYEIGTKGIVAVGEHCKSLTDLSIRFCDRVGDEALIAIADGCSLHYLNVSGCHQIGDAGVIAIARGCPQLCYLDVSVLQNLGDLAMAELGENCPLLKEIVLSHCRQITDVGLAHLVKRCTMLESCHMVYCSGITSAGVATVVSSCPNIKKVLVEKWKVSQRTKRRAGSIISYLCVDL, translated from the exons ATGAGGGGCCACGATTGGATCAACACGTGTCTCCCCGACGAGCTGGTGGTCGAGATCTTCCGGCGACTCGACTCTAAGCGGAGCAGAGACGCTTGCTCCCTCGTCTGCCGCCGGTGGCTCCGCCTCGAGCGCCTCACCCGAGCCACCATCCGGATCGGCGCCACTGGCTCGCCGGACCTGTTCGTGCACCTTCTCTCCTCCCGCTTCTCCAACGTCACCAATGTCCACATCGACGAGCGACTCTCCATCTCCCTCCCCGTTCACCTC CAGGGGAGAAGAAGGGGGGTGGAGAATTCTTCGGCTTCTTCCCTGAAGCTGAATTATCTGAATGTCAATAATGGGTCCGAGGAGGGTGATCTTGATTCCCTTTGTTTGTCTGATGTTGGCTTGGCTGCTCTTGGGGATGGCTTTCCGAAGCTTGAGAAGTTGAGCTTAATCTGGTGTTCTAATGTAACTAGTGATGGATTAGCATCACTAGCTCAGAAATGCAGTTCTTTGAAGGCCTTGGATTTGCAG GGTTGTTATGTTGGAGATCAAGGACTTTCTGCTGTTGGGCAGTGTTGCAAGCAGCTTGAGGATTTGAATCTTCGTTTCTGTGAAGGCTTGACTGATAAGGGTTTGATTGAATTAGCCTTAGGTGTGGGAAAATCACTAAAATCTCTTGGTGTGGCTGCTTGTGCCAAAATAACTGACTTCTCAATGGAAGCTGTTGGATCACACTGCATATCCCTTGAGACTTTGTCGTTGGATTCCGAGTTCATCCACAATCAGGGGGTGCTTGCTGTGGCTGAAGGATGTCCACAATTGAAAGTTCTAAAGCTGCAATGTATTAATGTTACTGACGATGCCTTGGAAGCTGTAGGTGCTAGTTGTTTGTCTCTGGAGTTGTTGGCCCTATATAGTTTTCAGAGATTTACCGATAA GGGTTTGTGTGCCATCGGTAATGGATGCAAGAAGTTAAGGAATCTGACACTAAGTGACTGTTATTTCCTAAGTGACAAGGGTTTGGAATCAATTGCTACCGGATGCAAGGAACTTACACATCTTGAAATCAATGGATGCCACAACATTGGAACTTTGGGGATAGAATCTGTTGGAAGATCTTGCCA ACGTCTTACTGAGTTGTCATTACTTTACTGTCAAAGAATTGGCGATGTTGGTCTTCTTCAGGTTGGACAAGGATGCAAGTTCCTGCAAGCTCTTCACCTGGTAGATTGCTCAAACCTTGGGGATGCTGCTATGCGTGGTATAGCTATTGGCTGCAGCAATTTGAAGAAACTTCATATCCGTCGCTGTTATGAG ATTGGGACCAAGGGGATTGTTGCTGTTGGTGAGCACTGTAAGTCACTAACCGATCTTAGCATTCGATTCTGTGACAG GGTTGGGGATGAGGCCCTTATTGCTATAGCAGACGGATGTTCCCTTCATTATCTGAATGTCAGTGGTTGCCACCAAATTGGAGATGCCGGAGTGATAGCCATTGCAAGGGGTTGCCCTCAACTCTGTTATTTAGACGTCAGCGTACTGCAG AATTTAGGTGATTTAGCAATGGCGGAGTTGGGAGAAAACTGTCCATTGCTGAAAGAAATAGTGCTGTCGCACTGCCGTCAAATAACAGATGTCGGTCTTGCCCATCTCGTAAAGAGGTGCACCATGCTGGAGTCATGCCACATGGTTTATTGCTCCGGCATAACCTCGGCTGGAGTAGCCACCGTGGTTTCTAGCTGCCCCAACATAAAAAAGGTACTGGTTGAGAAGTGGAAGGTTAGCCAGCGGACCAAGCGGCGAGCCGGCTCCATCATTTCCTACTTGTGTGTAGACCTTTAA